The uncultured Trichococcus sp. DNA window TTGGACATGCCAATGCAAGATGATTTGAACAACGGATTTATTGTATTTACTTGCCAATTCGGTAAAAATCGGTTCGGCAAGCAAGTCTTTGTCAGCTGAACCAAGTGGGTACCAAGCTTCAAGCGCAATATTGTCCTTAGCAAGTTTTGCTTTTAACTCTTTTTGTTGGAAATAAGGGTGGCATTCCACCTGCACAACAGCAGGTTTGATGGTTCCTTCAGCCAGCACCTTGTCCAACTCAGGTCCTGTAAAGTTAGAAAGACCAATAACCTTAATTTTCCCATTGCTTACAGCCTCTTCCAGAGCTTTCCAAGCGCCTAGATAATCACCTGCTGGTTGATGCAACAGCATGAGATCAAGGTAATCGACGCCCAACCGGTTCAGGGTATCCTCAATGGCTTGCTTCGCTTTTGCATATTTATATTCTGTCGGCCAGATTTTGGAGGTCAGGAAAATTTCGCTTCGATTGATGCCTGATTTTTCAATAGCACGACCAACAGCTTTTTCATTCAGATAAATATTTGCCGTAT harbors:
- a CDS encoding aldo/keto reductase is translated as MRYTTLNNNEIIPSLGIGTYRIRPTDAEHSVEHALKNGYQLIDTANIYLNEKAVGRAIEKSGINRSEIFLTSKIWPTEYKYAKAKQAIEDTLNRLGVDYLDLMLLHQPAGDYLGAWKALEEAVSNGKIKVIGLSNFTGPELDKVLAEGTIKPAVVQVECHPYFQQKELKAKLAKDNIALEAWYPLGSADKDLLAEPIFTELASKYNKSVVQIILHWHVQTGNIVIPGSKNPAHIDSNLDIFDFELTAADLEQIAQLDKGKRFLNLPKWMHRLFLLARLNYDKQA